The DNA sequence TAATAGGCCGTCAATTTGCGTCGTTGTATGGAATGATGATAAAGCCAGACGAATGCGTGCCTGTCCTTTTTCTACAGTAGGATGACGAATACAGATTGCGAAATATCCTTGGCTAAAGAGCCATTGTTCAGCCTCTAAGGCCTCGGTGTCTTTACCGATAATGGCAGGAATGATCTGAGTCGTTGATTCTCCGGTGGAGACCCCGATCTTTTTCAACCCAGCCCTTAGAGATGAGGATAGTGTCATCAGATGGGCTCGTTCAGCGTCAAGGTCTGGCACAATATCAAGAGCCGCCTTAATACCTCCTAAAACAGCTGGCGGCAAAGCAGTAGTATAGACAAAGCCGTTACAAAAATTAATCAGGTACTCCTTCATTCTGGCTGAGCAGGCAACATAGGCGCCAAAAACCCCACACCCTTTACCAAAGGTCCCCATAATCACATCAACATCTTTGCCGCAGGCCAGACCCATACCATTGGGACCAAGAACGCCTGTGGCATGTGCTTCATCAACGATGAGCAGCGCATCATACAATTTGGCAAGTGAAATAATTGCATCAATGTCACAACAGTCGCCATCCATACTGAACACAGATTCGGTAACTATAATAATACGTTTTCCGCGGGCAGTATATTTTTTCAAAAGATCACTGAGATGAGACAACTCATTATGCCTGAAACGAAAAAGCGAAGCTCGGCTCAACAAAGCCCCTTGAATCAGGCTGTTGTGGCATAAACGGTCTGCCAGAATCACAGTATCTTTATCAGCAAGTGCAGGCAGGAGGGTAACGTTTAGCTGATAGCCGGATGAAAAGATTAACGACTCTTCCGTGTTTTTGAGTTCTGCCAACTGCGTTTCAATCGCACCGAAAAAATCTCTATTACCGCACACAAGTCTTGAGGCAGTCGAACCGGCGCCATACCTCTTCACAAAATCAATACTGCCCTGCTTAATAGCCGGATGCTGAGAAAGACCGAGATAATCATTGGAACTAAAGTTAATACAGGGCTGTCCCTGGTAGACGATCTGGACAGTATTAACCACCGTGACATCTTTTAAAACCCGCAAAGAATCGCTCTGGCGACGTTGCTGCAATCTATCAGTGATGAATGCCGAGTTTGTTTTTTTTACTGACTGCATAGGTACGCTTTTAGCAATGGGTCTCTAACAGGTCAGTTGACAGGGAAAAACCAATGGTGTGCTCACGCAACATGACAGGATGTCGACTTTTGACAGGATAACAAGTATTGAACAGGTTACTGCCTAATTAAAGGATTTACAGCAAAAAATCAATGCCTTGTTCTGCAGCAGCTATGCGATAACCAAACAGATAACCGAACACATTCTCTTGACTTTCTTGACAAATGGTATGTACCATTTATATTCTCGATAAGGCAATTAGACACATGCCAATTAGTCATATCGTTAACTGAAGCAGCCACTAAAATACCATCAGATAAGCGAACTAAATTTCTTGAAAATAGAGTTCAAAAAAGTTTCAAAAAAGTATTTATTGTCGCATCATCAGACCTTAACGGTCTTCGACAACTTAGATCTTGTCATTGAAGACGGGAGTTTTGTTGTCATTGTTGGTGAGTCCGGCTGTGGAAAATCGACCTTACTTCATCTTATTTCAGGGCTCACCAGTCCCACGGATGGTTCCATTCTGGCAGATTCACAACTAATAGAATCAACCGCCCCCACTCGAACCATCTTATTTCAACATCCAAGTCTGCTCCCCTGGTTAACAGTTGAAGAAAACATTGGTTTTGGCTGTAAGCTTCGCGGGGACACCTACAAAATTGCAAAGCGGACCAGGGAGCTGGTTGATCTGATTGGCCTTAACGGGTTTGAAAAAATTCACCCGCCAAAGCTTTCCATTGGTATGGCTCAACGTGTCTGCCTGGCAAGGGCTTTTATCAGCGACCCACGGGTTCTGCTTCTTGACGAGCCCTTTGCCTCCTTAGATTTAACCAATAGATCACGACTTCAAGCAAAACTTATTGAGATCTGGCAACAGCAAAAGTTCACGGCCGTGCTTGTGACCCATGACCTTGACGAGGCAGTAAGTTTAGGTCAAAAAGTTTTTTTTCTAGGAGGTCACCCTGCAACCATTACCTCCACTATCGACATTAATTTACCCTATCCAAGGGACGCCAAAAGCAGCAGTTTTTTTGAGGCCAAACGACAAGTACTTGAAGCATTTCAAAATACAATCACTTCTGTAAATCAAACACGGACTTCAAACGATGACGGTTAAAAAGCTGACCCGCAGATCACTCATTAAAGCAGGTGCCATTGCGGCTGGAATCAGCGCAGTGCCAACGTTTTATAGTCCGGTCGCGGCCCGCACACGCAGAACGTTGCGTATCGGTTATCTGCCCATTACCGATGCCTCACCGCTGTTAATTGCCCATGCCAATGGTTTTTTTAAAGATGAAGGTATTACGACAGAGTTACCAATTCGACTACGGAGCTGGTCGACCCTGGCAGAGTCATTTATCACCGGCAAATTTGACGTTACCCATCTTTTGCTCCCCATACCGATCTGGATGCGCTTCAAGAACAAAGCCCCTGTTAAAGTGCTGGCCTGGGACCACACTAACGGCAGCGCTTTAACCGTTAGGGCCGATTCGGGCATTAACAGCTTTTCTGATCTTGGCGGCAAACAGCTGGCCGTACCCTACTGGTACTCAATGCACAACATCATTTTACAGATGGGCATAAAGAATGCGGGGCTTACCCCTGTTATTCAGCCACAAAAACGTTTTCTTCCTCTCCACCAGGTTAATCTGTTTATACTTCCGCCGCCAGATATGCCCGCTGCTTTGGCTGGCAAAAAAATTGACGGATTTATTGTTGCTGAACCGTTTAACGCCTTGGCCGAGATGCGTATTCAGGCCAAAATCATGCGTTTTACCGGGGATATCTGGAAGAATCATCCCTGTTGCGTGGTGGTAATGACAGAGAAAATCATTAACGAAGACCCCATCTTTACTCAAAAAATTATTAATTCAATCGTCAGAGCCCAGTTGTGGATCAAAAACAACCCCCTTAATACCGCCCAAATCTTATCAAAATCAGGAGGCAAGTATCTGCCAATAGCAGAAGATGTTTTAAAGAGGGTGTTTACTAAATACGACCTTGCCACCTACGGAAGCCCCATGCAGCCAACTGCAATTAAAAATTCGCAATGGAATTCCAGCCGAATAAGCTTTCAACCTTACCCGTATCCCTCAGCAACTCGATTTATAACTCAAGAGATGAGCAATACCTTAATGGAGGGTGATCATTCCTTCCTAAAAACGCTACAACCTGGTTTTGCGGAGAAAGATCTTGTTGATAGAAGCTTTGTAAAAAACGCAATCGCTCTGGTTGGCGGGCCATCAATGTTTGGTGATATTGATCTGGAAAATCCATGGACCCGGGAAGAGATTATCTCTCTGTGACGCATGATGAAACTAATCAAGAAGTATTTCAAAAAACACAGACCGGAACATCTCACAGCCAAAGGCTTCAAAGAACCCTTCCACCAGTCTTGTTATGCGGCTGCGGGCATTGCTGTTTTTATATTTATATGGATTGTTTGCGGTACTTTTATCTTCAGTCGCCCTGATTTTGAACAATTTTCAGGATTCCTACCAGGACCAACCATCAAAGCTCTCCTTACACTGTTTGTGGACAATGAGTTTTGGTCCTCTGTCATTGCCAGCGTACGGAGGGTTACACTGGGAGTTGGCACCGCGTTATTTCTGGGTTTACCGCTGGGACTCTTTATCGGTTACTCAAAACGCGCTCAGGTAATGACCTACACACCGATTCAGTTCATTCGAATGATTAGCCCGCTTTCCTGGATGCCGATTGCCCTGCTTATTTTCGATACATTTGAACAAACAATCTACTTTCTCATTACCATGGCAACAATTTGGCCAATCATGCTTAACACAGCACTTGGTGTTAAGCGGGTTAACCCACAATGGATTATGATGGCCAGAAATCAAGGCGCCAACCACAGGCAGCTTCTCTATCTGATTATTTTGCCAGCCTCGATACCATATATACTGACCAGCCTCCGCCTGGCTATCGGTGTCGCCTGGATAGTGCTGGTTCCAGTAGAATTCTTAGGGATTTCAAGTGGCCTTGGTTATATTATCAATGATGCCAGAGACACCATGGAATATGACAGGTTGATGGCAATTGTCTTAGCAATCGGGGTGATAGGATTTATTCTGGACGGCACAATCCAGCTTATTCAAAAACTCTTTCACTGGACCTGGGTTAATTAATTGCTGAGTTACCACAACTCCCAGGTTTTAGTATACAATACGTATACCCCAAGCAGGGCATTGCTTGTTGCGTGCGCAACGATACAGTTCCAAAGATCACGACGCCAATAAAGGAGCAGATTTAAAAGAATACAATAAACTGCTGCGGCAATCCATTCGGGGTGCGCTAGAGCAAAGAGAACCGTTATCCAGGCAAATGATTTAAACGTAAAAACCCCGATTTCCTGATCCTGCCAGTCCGGGGAAATCACCCACCGCAAAAGGAATCCTCGCCAGAAGATCTCTTCAACCAGGGGCACCAGCACAGCAAGGCCGGTCATCCGCATAGCAATAAATCCCCACTGCCCTACCGTACTGTTAATTGACTGAAACGGATTAAATGATGGTCGTTGTTCAGGTTGAAGAAAATCGGGAAGGAGATCAAAAATTAGTTGCTCAAGGTCTAACCGACAGATCAAAATCCATGCAACAACTCCAACAACACCAACAATGACTCCAGACGCTATATTGCCGTGAATTTTAACAATATCCTTACCTCGAAGCAGAAACAGGGTTGCTGCACCTACCAAGACGACACAGACGGGGTATAATAATGGATATTGATCAGGGAAATAACTCAGTAACTGCGTGCCAAGGAGATATAAGGCAAAAGGAACGATAAAAGGGATCATAATTGCTCCAACGTATTAAATGAGGGGGCTCCTAAGCCGATCTGTCAAGCCTTCGATATTGGATAGCCTCAGCGACATGACTGGACTTGATATCTTCTTCATTATCGAGATCAGCAATTGTGCGGGCAATTTTCTGGATGCGATTATAAGCCCTTGCTGACAAACCAAGACGGTTTACAGCATTTTCAATTAACTGCTGGCAGGTACTGTCAAGTGCACAGAATTTGGCAATTGCCTTGCTGCCCATCTGGCTGTTGCAGTAAACATGTTTGTGGCGCTGAAAACGTTTCTGCTGAATTTTACGGGCCGCCACAACCCGTTCCTTAATTACCTTAGAACTCTCACCACTGGTTTGGGATGTTAAATCGGAAAAAGGGACCGCCGAGACCTCGACATACATATCGATTCGATCAACGAGTGGGCCTGAAATTCTGCTTTTATATTTAAGCACTTGGACAGCTGAACATGTGCAGTTGTGCGCTGGATCACCGTGATAGCCGCACGGGCAAGGATTAACAGCGGCAACCAGAATTATCTCAGCCGGGAATGTCAATGAACTTGATGCCCGCGAAATTGTAACCATGCCATCCTCAAGAGGCTGCCGCAAGCCTTCGAGTACATTTTTCCTATATTCTGCTAGTTCATCAAGAAACAGTACGCCATTGTGTGCTAATGAAACCTCACCCGGCCGTGGCACTTGACCGCCGCCAATCAATCCGGCATCAGAAATAGTGTGATGAGGTGCCCTGAATGGCCGTTGGCGAATTATGCCTTGGTATTTATCGGTCAACCCGGCCACACTATACACCGAAGTGGTTTCAATGGCCTCTTCAAGTGAGAGATCAGGGAGTATGGTAGGCAACCGGCGGGCTATCATTGTTTTTCCGGAACCTGGCGGACCTTCAAAAAGCAGATTATGGCCACCAGCAGCGGCAATCTCAAGGGCGCGTTTTGCCTGGCTCTGCCCCTTCACCTCACTTAAATCAATGTCATACTGGCATGATGCAGGCCTATCATGTAAAAACGATGATACAACAGGTTCAATCACCTTTAGACCTTCTAAAAACTCAACCACTTCAAATAGAGTATTCACGGCAATAACGTCAAGACCTTCAACGATTGCGGCCTCTTGGGCATTTTCAGCTGGAACAATTATCCCGGTAATAGCTGACTTTGATGCGGTGATAGCAATAGGCAGTACGCCTGGAACGGGACGTAACCTACCATCCAGCGACAGTTCACCAATCAACAAATACTCCTTATGTTTTGTGCCCTTCAGAACACCAGTGGCAGAGAGGATGCCAATGGCAATTGGAAGGTCATAACCCGTACCGGCCT is a window from the Desulfobulbaceae bacterium genome containing:
- a CDS encoding 8-amino-7-oxononanoate synthase — encoded protein: MQSVKKTNSAFITDRLQQRRQSDSLRVLKDVTVVNTVQIVYQGQPCINFSSNDYLGLSQHPAIKQGSIDFVKRYGAGSTASRLVCGNRDFFGAIETQLAELKNTEESLIFSSGYQLNVTLLPALADKDTVILADRLCHNSLIQGALLSRASLFRFRHNELSHLSDLLKKYTARGKRIIIVTESVFSMDGDCCDIDAIISLAKLYDALLIVDEAHATGVLGPNGMGLACGKDVDVIMGTFGKGCGVFGAYVACSARMKEYLINFCNGFVYTTALPPAVLGGIKAALDIVPDLDAERAHLMTLSSSLRAGLKKIGVSTGESTTQIIPAIIGKDTEALEAEQWLFSQGYFAICIRHPTVEKGQARIRLALSSFHTTTQIDGLL
- a CDS encoding ABC transporter ATP-binding protein — protein: MKIEFKKVSKKYLLSHHQTLTVFDNLDLVIEDGSFVVIVGESGCGKSTLLHLISGLTSPTDGSILADSQLIESTAPTRTILFQHPSLLPWLTVEENIGFGCKLRGDTYKIAKRTRELVDLIGLNGFEKIHPPKLSIGMAQRVCLARAFISDPRVLLLDEPFASLDLTNRSRLQAKLIEIWQQQKFTAVLVTHDLDEAVSLGQKVFFLGGHPATITSTIDINLPYPRDAKSSSFFEAKRQVLEAFQNTITSVNQTRTSNDDG
- a CDS encoding ABC transporter substrate-binding protein, giving the protein MTVKKLTRRSLIKAGAIAAGISAVPTFYSPVAARTRRTLRIGYLPITDASPLLIAHANGFFKDEGITTELPIRLRSWSTLAESFITGKFDVTHLLLPIPIWMRFKNKAPVKVLAWDHTNGSALTVRADSGINSFSDLGGKQLAVPYWYSMHNIILQMGIKNAGLTPVIQPQKRFLPLHQVNLFILPPPDMPAALAGKKIDGFIVAEPFNALAEMRIQAKIMRFTGDIWKNHPCCVVVMTEKIINEDPIFTQKIINSIVRAQLWIKNNPLNTAQILSKSGGKYLPIAEDVLKRVFTKYDLATYGSPMQPTAIKNSQWNSSRISFQPYPYPSATRFITQEMSNTLMEGDHSFLKTLQPGFAEKDLVDRSFVKNAIALVGGPSMFGDIDLENPWTREEIISL
- a CDS encoding ABC transporter permease; the encoded protein is MKLIKKYFKKHRPEHLTAKGFKEPFHQSCYAAAGIAVFIFIWIVCGTFIFSRPDFEQFSGFLPGPTIKALLTLFVDNEFWSSVIASVRRVTLGVGTALFLGLPLGLFIGYSKRAQVMTYTPIQFIRMISPLSWMPIALLIFDTFEQTIYFLITMATIWPIMLNTALGVKRVNPQWIMMARNQGANHRQLLYLIILPASIPYILTSLRLAIGVAWIVLVPVEFLGISSGLGYIINDARDTMEYDRLMAIVLAIGVIGFILDGTIQLIQKLFHWTWVN
- a CDS encoding CAAX prenyl protease-related protein, with protein sequence MIPFIVPFALYLLGTQLLSYFPDQYPLLYPVCVVLVGAATLFLLRGKDIVKIHGNIASGVIVGVVGVVAWILICRLDLEQLIFDLLPDFLQPEQRPSFNPFQSINSTVGQWGFIAMRMTGLAVLVPLVEEIFWRGFLLRWVISPDWQDQEIGVFTFKSFAWITVLFALAHPEWIAAAVYCILLNLLLYWRRDLWNCIVAHATSNALLGVYVLYTKTWELW
- a CDS encoding YifB family Mg chelatase-like AAA ATPase; the encoded protein is MLSQVISATLEGVSGLIVEVEVDIAPGLPSFATVGLPEGAVRESKDRVKAAIKNCGYDFPARKITVNLAPADVRKAGTGYDLPIAIGILSATGVLKGTKHKEYLLIGELSLDGRLRPVPGVLPIAITASKSAITGIIVPAENAQEAAIVEGLDVIAVNTLFEVVEFLEGLKVIEPVVSSFLHDRPASCQYDIDLSEVKGQSQAKRALEIAAAGGHNLLFEGPPGSGKTMIARRLPTILPDLSLEEAIETTSVYSVAGLTDKYQGIIRQRPFRAPHHTISDAGLIGGGQVPRPGEVSLAHNGVLFLDELAEYRKNVLEGLRQPLEDGMVTISRASSSLTFPAEIILVAAVNPCPCGYHGDPAHNCTCSAVQVLKYKSRISGPLVDRIDMYVEVSAVPFSDLTSQTSGESSKVIKERVVAARKIQQKRFQRHKHVYCNSQMGSKAIAKFCALDSTCQQLIENAVNRLGLSARAYNRIQKIARTIADLDNEEDIKSSHVAEAIQYRRLDRSA